The Medicago truncatula cultivar Jemalong A17 chromosome 4, MtrunA17r5.0-ANR, whole genome shotgun sequence genome includes a region encoding these proteins:
- the LOC25491341 gene encoding acyl-protein thioesterase 2, which yields MNHACYQLGSGSGTARRTNLEFGKTHVVRPKGKHQATIVWLHGLGDNGLSSYQLLESLPLPNIKWICPTAPTRPVAILGRFSCTAWFDMGELSDDGPDDWEGLDASAAHIANLLSTEPADVKVGIGGFSMGAATALYSATCFAMGRYGNGLPYTLNLRAVIGLSGWLPGSRSLKSKIELSHEARRRAASLPVFLSHGISDDVVLYKYGEKSAQSLCSAGFQYITFKSYEGLGHYTVPREMAEVSNWLGSCLGLGGPSNNMASSHVVEDMRNKNKEGREGHQHK from the exons ATGAACCATGCATGTTATCAATTGGGGTCTG GTAGTGGAACTGCTAGAAGAACTAATTTGGAGTTTGGTAAGACACATGTAGTGAGGCCTAAAGGAAAACATCAAGCAACTATAGTTTGGCTGCATGGTCTTGGTGATAATGGTTTGAG CTCATATCAGCTCCTTGAATCACTTCCACTTCCAAAT ATAAAATGGATTTGTCCAACTGCTCCTACCCGCCCTGTAGCTATACTTGGTCGCTTTTCTTGCACTGCAT GGTTTGATATGGGAGAACTATCAGATGATGGTCCAGATGATTGGGAGGGTTTAGATGCCTCAGCAGCACATATTGCAAATTTGTTGTCAACCGAGCCAGCTGATG TGAAAGTTGGGATTGGAGGCTTCAGTATGGGTGCTGCAACAGCTCTATATTCTGCAACTTGTTTTGCTATGGGAAGGTATGGAAATGGCCTCCCCTACACTCTCAACTTAAGAGCAGTTATTGGACTAAGTGGATGGCTTCCGGGATCAAG GAGCTTAAAGAGCAAGATAGAATTATCACATGAAGCAAGAAGGAGAGCTGCTTCATTACCAGTTTTTCTGAGCCATGGAATTA gTGATGATGTAGTCCTCTACAAATATGGAGAGAAGTCAGCCCAATCCTTGTGCTCAGCGGGGTTTCAATATATAACATTCAAATCCTATGAGGG GCTTGGTCATTATACAGTTCCTAGAGAGATGGCTGAAGTCTCCAATTGGCTTGGCTCATGCCTGGGGCTTGGGGGACCCTCAAATAATATGGCATCAAGTCATGTTGTAGAAGACATGCGGAACAAAAACAAGGAAGGTAGAGAAGGACATCAACACAAGTAG